The Triticum urartu cultivar G1812 chromosome 5, Tu2.1, whole genome shotgun sequence genome contains the following window.
CAGACCGTCAGAGAGGCCTTGATTGGCCATCGTTGGACCTCGAACATCAGGGGCCCCTGAGCCCTGTGGCCCTATGGCATACATCCAAGTCATGCAGATGGTAATTCAAGTGGCGTTGGAGACCGAACGGTCAATACACCACAAAGAGCTGCTACGATGCCCTCTTTCAGGGAGTGGTCAGCTCGAACTCCTGGAAGTTGAATTGGAAGTCTTGCCATTCTTCCCCCAAGGTCAACTTCTTCATGTGGCTTGCCTGTCAAGAACGACATTGGACAACCGAGAGACTGGCGAGACGCGACCTACAAAATGCACATAGCTATGTGCTTCGACTAGTCGAGGGAGACAACCTCACACCTTCTCACCAGTTGTTCTTTCTCGTGCATATTGTGGAACAAGGTGCTCTCTTGGATCCGGTCGACATGTGGACTAGTGGCAACAAGCAAGTCACTCCATCCAGAACGCTGCTACGAAGGGCATGCCCTCAATCATCATGTTGGTGTCATGATGCATCTGGAAGCAAACACGGTCAATTTGGACAACACTCTACTCTGCTTAGAGAGTCTCCTCGACACTATCAAGCCGGAAGCTCTAGGCAATGGCCAACGGCTAAAAAGGGGACGATGCCTACCGTTTAGTGGGATCATGTTGTAATTCTCTGGGTGTCacccatatttttgggcttgtacaAACTCTTTTTTATCAATGCGTCGAGACACAAGTCTTTTTGCACTATTTGGATAAAAATTGACCAGCCTCGGTAATCCTGTGAGTAAATGGATTTGAAACAAATTTGGATAGAAAATTAGTACATACTTGTGAATGGATCAAGTACAGAAAACACTATGGTTGATTAATGTTAGCATAGTTTCACCTAAATCACCTTTTTCCAAAATACGGTAGAAACACAGACTGTGAGATGAATTGAAGTGTGCGATCCTACTTTAAAAAAAATTGAACCATGCAGGAGGACTGCATGTACATATTTTAAAATTACGATATTACGCCATATATAATCATCACAAAACTTACAAATTCTATCGTGTATCTGTATACCACTTTCACATACAATTGCTACAACTTAGGAGGAGAACACACATTAACATCTAACATTGCCTTCTCACAGAAATTGAAAAAAGAATAAAGAGGAAAAATATCTAACATTGCCCGGTCTATGGTAATGTTGTTTACCATACTCGGGAGCTAAGGTTGTTTTCAACTGTGTACATGATAATATGAGAATGCGAGCTCAACAGAAACTCAAAGCTCATCAACTCGGCATCATCCAATCCAAAGACATGTGTTACGACCGGCTGACGATCATAGGCCAGCCTGTGCCAAGTGACCGATAGGAGTTTCCCCTGAGAAGGTTGTGCCTCCTCCGCGCCACCATCTGCTTCTCCTCCTCGATCTTCTCCAGCACCTTGGCGAACGCCTCGGTGTTGCAGGGCAGCTCAAGGGGACCCGCGTCCGCGTACCCAAACGCCTCCTCGGCCTCCTCCAGCAGCGCCTGGAACAACGGGTGGCTCAAGCACTCCGTCCGCACCATGTACCGTTGTCTGTCTACACCGACATACACCGAGAAGCAGCCCTCCGTTGGCTTGTTCCTCGCCACCGTGCTCCGGCACCGGTCTAGCGTCTTGGTGATCAACCCGGCCTTCCTTGCCACCGAACTCTTCTCAGCCATGCCCATGGTGCACAAAACCTCACAGGCTATAGCTAGTTGCAAATTTGCAAAGAATTTGTAGCAAGCTTGGAATTGGGAGGTGGAGAGGAAAGGGGTGGAACGATTTATATAGGGGGATTGGCCAAAACGTGGTTTGTCGATCGAAAGGCCGTATTTGAAATCTGAAGCCAGTGAGAGCGACCCGAATGTTTTGTTTTTCACGGATACGCAAAAGACTTTGCTGACCATTCCGttaaaaaaagaaacaaaacagATGGAGATTAGTTGGACAATTATTGTGCATATAGAATAAATCCTTGTGCCTTACTCGTTGAATCTTTGGAAGGATGCACCTTGTTGCTTTAGTAGCAACTAGGATCTGTACTCTAATACGTTCCATGACACACGCGTACAGTAGTAACCATGCTTCACATTATGTTAATCAGAGATCTAGAGTACGATTTGGCAGCCTC
Protein-coding sequences here:
- the LOC125556354 gene encoding auxin-responsive protein SAUR50-like isoform X2, translating into MGMAEKSSVARKAGLITKTLDRCRSTVARNKPTEGCFSVYVGVDRQRYMVRTECLSHPLFQALLEEAEEAFGYADAGPLELPCNTEAFAKVLEKIEEEKQMVARSLGTGWPMIVSRS
- the LOC125556354 gene encoding auxin-responsive protein SAUR50-like isoform X1, coding for MGMAEKSSVARKAGLITKTLDRCRSTVARNKPTEGCFSVYVGVDRQRYMVRTECLSHPLFQALLEEAEEAFGYADAGPLELPCNTEAFAKVLEKIEEEKQMVARRRHNLLRGNSYRSLGTGWPMIVSRS
- the LOC125556354 gene encoding auxin-responsive protein SAUR50-like isoform X3, which codes for MGMAEKSSVARKAGLITKTLDRCRSTVARNKPTEGCFSVYVGVDRQRYMVRTECLSHPLFQALLEEAEEAFGYADAGPLELPCNTEAFAKVLEKIEEEKQMVARSLGTGWPMIVSRS